One Aegilops tauschii subsp. strangulata cultivar AL8/78 chromosome 7, Aet v6.0, whole genome shotgun sequence genomic window carries:
- the LOC109755863 gene encoding polycomb group protein FIE1-like: MQSLIGHGGSINEIRTQPLKPSLFISASKDESVRLWNVHTGICILIFAGTGGHRHDVLSVDFHPSDMHQIASCGIDNTVKIWSMKEFRPYVQKSFTWTDLPSKFPTKVVQFPLMTCVVHSNYVNCTRWLGDFILSKSVENEIVLWEPKTKEQGHGEGSIDVLQKYPVPDCDIWCIKFSCDFHFNQLAIGNREGKIYVWDVQTCPPELITMLSSPQCKMTIRQTAVSFDGSTILACGEDGSIYRWDEVEHEAAKN, from the exons ATGCAGAGTCTTATTGGCCATGGTGGTTCAATAAATGAGATAAGAACTCAACCATTGAAGCCTTCGCTCTTCATTTCTGCAAGCAAG GACGAGTCTGTTAGGCTATGGAATGTCCATACAGGGATCTGCATCTTGATTTTTGCTGGAACAGGAGGTCACCGTCATGATGTATTGAGTGTT GACTTCCACCCTTCTGATATGCACCAAATTGCCAGTTGTGGCATCGATAATACTGTGAAAATCTGGTCAATGAAAG AATTTCGGCCATACGTGCAGAAATCCTTTACATGGACTGACCTTCCATCAAAATTTCCAACAAAAGTTGTCCAATTTCCG CTTATGACTTGCGTGGTGCATTCTAACTATGTTAACTGTACTAGGTGGCTTGGTGACTTCATCCTGTCGAAG AGTGTTGAAAATGAAATTGTTCTGTGGGAGCCAAAAACAAAAGAGCAGGGTCATGGCGAG GGTAGCATTGATGTTCTTCAGAAGTACCCTGTGCCCGATTGTGACATTTGGTGTATCAAATTCTCATGTGATTTTCACTTCAATCAATTAGCAATAG GCAACCGCGAAGGCAAAATCTATGTGTGGGATGTGCAGACGTGCCCTCCTGAGCTAATTACCAT GCTGAGTAGTCCGCAATGCAAAATGACAATAAGGCAGACTGCAGTGTCGTTTGATGGAAG CACGATCCTAGCCTGCGGCGAGGATGGCAGCATATACCGCTGGGACGAAGTGGAACATGAAGCTGCCAAAAATTGA